The following proteins are encoded in a genomic region of Methanobrevibacter sp.:
- the hisI gene encoding phosphoribosyl-AMP cyclohydrolase translates to MKINFRHEINGEKLITAIAQDYETNEILMVANMNEEALRKTIETGKAHYWSTSRNKQWLKGESSGHVQEVKEILVDCDMDAVILKIKQTGAACHEGYYSCFFRKININNKPNILGLNNEDIDVISERLFNPDEIY, encoded by the coding sequence ATGAAAATTAATTTTAGACATGAAATAAACGGAGAAAAACTTATTACTGCCATAGCACAAGATTACGAAACAAATGAAATCTTAATGGTAGCTAATATGAATGAAGAAGCTCTTAGAAAAACTATTGAAACTGGAAAAGCTCATTATTGGAGTACTTCTAGAAACAAACAATGGTTAAAAGGAGAAAGTTCAGGACATGTACAGGAAGTTAAAGAAATTCTTGTGGATTGCGATATGGATGCAGTAATCTTAAAAATCAAACAAACCGGAGCAGCATGTCATGAAGGATATTATTCCTGTTTCTTTAGAAAAATAAATATAAATAATAAACCTAATATACTTGGACTTAATAATGAAGATATAGATGTAATATCTGAAAGATTATTTAATCCAGATGAGATATATTAG
- the hisS gene encoding histidine--tRNA ligase, with product MEFNKPRGTRDFLFDEMRLRKEAESSLRNVFENYGYQEIKTPLFEELKLFTTKSGEEIVDQLYNFKDKSDRELALRPEITAPVARLYLNELQKTSSKPIKLYYYGSCFRYERPQKGRFRQFWQFGCELIGAKSPEGEAEVIAMCNDSLNELGITTADINVNHLGIIRGLFEHFDIDTSTQREVMVVIDKGDKELLKESLVGENPLIENDELNQVLIKLIDLVGDKSILKDIEELIEPYEEPKAAFNELKELVENLNAFGVDNYTINLGVARGLDYYTGIVFEVYIPELGAQKQVCGGGTYSLIKVFGGQEIESTGFAFGFDRLMNAIEELQDEKELKSHIDVYVAPINDSVRSKAFEIAQTLRRSGISCDVDLNRKKFKKLMNYANNLKVEKVAIIGPNDLEENKVTLKDMKTGDQDLIDIDNLTTAIKGDE from the coding sequence ATGGAATTTAACAAACCTAGAGGAACAAGAGATTTTCTTTTTGATGAAATGAGGCTTAGAAAAGAAGCTGAAAGTTCCTTAAGAAACGTTTTTGAAAATTATGGTTATCAGGAGATTAAAACTCCCCTTTTCGAAGAATTAAAACTTTTTACAACTAAGTCTGGAGAAGAAATAGTAGATCAACTATACAACTTCAAAGATAAATCTGATCGAGAATTGGCATTGAGGCCAGAGATAACAGCACCTGTAGCTAGATTATATCTTAACGAACTTCAAAAAACTTCCTCCAAGCCTATTAAACTTTATTATTATGGAAGTTGTTTTAGATATGAAAGACCTCAAAAAGGTCGTTTTAGACAATTCTGGCAGTTCGGATGTGAATTGATAGGTGCCAAATCTCCAGAAGGTGAGGCTGAAGTAATTGCAATGTGTAATGATTCATTAAATGAACTTGGAATTACAACAGCAGACATTAATGTAAATCATTTGGGAATTATTAGAGGATTGTTTGAACATTTCGATATTGATACCTCAACACAAAGGGAAGTAATGGTCGTTATTGATAAAGGAGATAAAGAACTTCTAAAAGAATCATTAGTTGGTGAAAATCCTTTAATTGAAAATGATGAATTGAATCAAGTCTTAATTAAACTAATTGATCTTGTTGGAGACAAATCCATTTTAAAAGATATTGAAGAATTGATTGAACCATATGAAGAGCCAAAAGCTGCATTTAATGAACTTAAAGAACTTGTAGAAAATTTAAATGCTTTTGGTGTTGACAACTATACAATTAATCTTGGAGTGGCTCGTGGGCTTGACTATTACACTGGAATTGTATTTGAAGTGTATATCCCTGAACTTGGAGCTCAAAAACAGGTTTGTGGTGGTGGAACATACAGTTTAATTAAAGTGTTTGGAGGTCAGGAAATTGAATCCACAGGATTTGCATTTGGATTTGACAGATTAATGAATGCTATTGAAGAACTTCAAGACGAAAAAGAATTAAAATCCCATATCGATGTATATGTAGCTCCAATTAATGACAGCGTACGTTCCAAAGCCTTTGAAATTGCCCAAACACTTAGAAGAAGTGGAATTTCATGTGATGTTGATTTAAATCGTAAAAAGTTCAAAAAACTCATGAATTATGCTAATAACTTAAAAGTAGAAAAGGTCGCTATTATCGGACCAAATGATCTTGAAGAAAATAAAGTCACATTAAAGGATATGAAGACCGGAGATCAAGATTTAATAGATATAGATAATCTAACAACTGCAATAAAAGGAGATGAATAA
- a CDS encoding shikimate dehydrogenase — MTIKGSTSVVGLIGNPVEHSFSPPMHNAAFKALGMDYVYVAFDVLPENVGNAIKGAESLNIKGFNVTIPHKIEVMKHLNEIDDVARLIGAVNTIDFKNLKGYNTDGIGAIKAINEATDIKDKKVVLAGAGGAARAIAFYLAKENPEEIVILNRNTEKSDNLAHDVAKSKLTDNVTSDSINAIEKYLRDADILVDSTPLGMYPHVDDAPIATADMMHEDLVVNDIVYNPNETVLLKEAIKAGATPVYGIKMLLYQGAESFKIWTGQEPPIDVMEKALKETLNIAD; from the coding sequence ATGACAATTAAAGGAAGTACAAGTGTTGTTGGTTTGATAGGAAATCCTGTTGAACATAGTTTTTCCCCTCCTATGCATAATGCGGCTTTTAAAGCGCTTGGAATGGATTATGTTTATGTTGCATTTGATGTATTGCCTGAAAATGTAGGAAATGCAATAAAGGGAGCAGAATCACTTAATATTAAGGGTTTCAATGTTACAATTCCTCATAAAATCGAAGTAATGAAACATTTAAATGAAATTGATGATGTTGCTAGGTTGATTGGTGCTGTTAACACCATTGATTTTAAAAATCTTAAAGGATACAATACTGATGGAATTGGGGCCATAAAAGCCATAAATGAAGCAACTGACATTAAGGATAAAAAAGTTGTTTTGGCAGGTGCAGGAGGTGCTGCAAGGGCAATTGCATTTTACCTTGCAAAGGAAAATCCTGAGGAAATAGTCATTTTAAATAGAAACACTGAAAAGTCAGACAATTTGGCTCATGATGTGGCAAAATCAAAATTAACCGACAATGTCACAAGCGACTCAATTAACGCCATCGAAAAATATCTGCGTGATGCTGACATTCTTGTAGACAGTACTCCTTTAGGGATGTATCCTCATGTGGATGATGCTCCAATAGCCACCGCTGATATGATGCATGAGGATTTGGTTGTTAATGACATAGTCTACAACCCAAATGAAACAGTTCTTCTAAAGGAAGCTATAAAGGCAGGAGCCACTCCAGTTTATGGCATTAAAATGTTGCTTTACCAAGGGGCTGAAAGTTTTAAAATTTGGACAGGTCAAGAGCCACCAATCGATGTGATGGAAAAGGCTTTAAAAGAAACACTTAATATTGCTGATTAA
- a CDS encoding ATPase, with protein MDLIFDFVNMEEEEKFGDSKEDVLKFLKIIGVDTRFVSYTQNKIYINNLRFSKFSRKRENTFYNQYDDIEIVRSSLFQKICSKSSKVLANMEPKDRILVSKDGSPLNELMYIILEPYTRKYGVELVSEGEYDLMAEAVTLDDEVGRIFSDIFDGIGIDFARKKENAIYPLINVPLEWINDFLENDNKEKVVETPISLSGEFMEFLEDVAPQYKDNVLKAASFIEEKLEAEK; from the coding sequence ATGGATTTAATATTTGATTTCGTAAACATGGAAGAAGAAGAAAAATTTGGCGATTCCAAGGAAGATGTTCTAAAATTTCTAAAAATAATTGGTGTAGACACTCGTTTTGTTAGTTACACTCAAAATAAGATTTATATTAATAACTTAAGATTTTCAAAGTTTTCTAGGAAACGGGAGAACACTTTTTACAACCAGTATGATGATATTGAGATTGTCAGATCAAGCCTATTTCAAAAGATATGCTCAAAATCATCTAAGGTATTGGCCAACATGGAACCAAAGGACAGGATATTGGTTTCAAAAGATGGTTCTCCATTAAACGAATTAATGTATATAATTCTAGAACCTTACACTAGAAAATATGGTGTTGAACTGGTTTCTGAAGGGGAATATGACTTAATGGCCGAAGCAGTAACATTGGATGATGAAGTCGGAAGAATATTTTCAGATATCTTTGATGGAATTGGAATTGATTTTGCAAGAAAAAAGGAAAATGCCATTTATCCTCTAATTAACGTTCCATTGGAATGGATAAACGATTTTCTTGAAAACGACAATAAAGAAAAAGTTGTTGAAACTCCAATCAGTTTAAGTGGCGAGTTCATGGAGTTTCTAGAGGATGTGGCTCCTCAATATAAGGATAATGTTTTAAAAGCAGCGAGTTTCATAGAAGAAAAATTAGAAGCTGAAAAGTGA
- a CDS encoding replication factor C large subunit, with protein sequence MLWTKKYSPKTIEDVVGHNKEKETIQNWINLWKEGKPQKPLLLVGPAGIGKTTLAHLIGDQFGECVELNASDKRSQDIILSTVGESSATRSFFSNDHKVIILDEVDGIHGTNDRGGVAAIGKIIKNSKHPLILIANDFYSKRLTNIKTKCQVIKMKKIRSPSINKLLKEIAAKEGIKANPAALNEIAKRSQGDMRSALNTFQALANEEEVLELEDVEKMSKKDERSTIFDAVGITLNSQTPSKVKNALRVEEDPTLVMEYIAENVPRRYKKKEDLKRAYENLAKADLYFGRAQRSRNYGYWKYASDFMGVGVSNSKEKKYGGFSKIMTPTIFTKMGRARGKRNLRDVIADKMSKKMHISNAVAISMFPYLEIMFSNDELAWEISDFLGLDEDEIKRFRKKKIPKKVITKMEKLKGQLHDEERKRRNEELANKIIEEAGEIAEKEVEISESVEETADELFDEEFVEEIPEEEEIDEVEEEKVEEKPKKKKDVQTSLFSF encoded by the coding sequence ATGTTATGGACAAAGAAATACAGCCCAAAAACCATAGAAGATGTTGTTGGTCACAACAAAGAAAAAGAAACAATACAAAACTGGATTAATCTATGGAAAGAAGGCAAACCTCAAAAACCATTATTGCTTGTTGGTCCGGCAGGTATTGGGAAAACAACCTTAGCTCATTTGATAGGGGACCAATTTGGAGAATGCGTAGAACTTAATGCATCAGACAAACGTTCCCAAGACATAATATTAAGTACAGTAGGAGAATCCTCCGCAACAAGATCATTCTTTTCAAATGATCATAAGGTCATCATTCTTGATGAAGTGGACGGCATTCATGGAACTAATGACCGAGGAGGAGTTGCAGCTATTGGAAAGATTATCAAAAACTCAAAGCACCCTTTGATTTTAATAGCTAATGATTTTTACAGCAAACGTCTAACAAACATTAAAACAAAATGCCAAGTTATTAAAATGAAAAAAATAAGAAGTCCTTCCATTAACAAACTTCTAAAAGAGATAGCTGCAAAAGAAGGCATTAAAGCCAATCCTGCAGCTTTAAATGAAATAGCAAAAAGATCCCAAGGAGATATGCGTTCTGCATTAAACACATTCCAAGCATTGGCTAATGAGGAAGAAGTTTTAGAGCTGGAAGATGTTGAAAAAATGAGCAAAAAGGATGAACGCTCCACTATTTTTGATGCAGTTGGAATTACATTAAATAGCCAAACACCATCAAAAGTCAAAAACGCATTAAGAGTGGAAGAGGATCCAACACTTGTAATGGAATATATTGCTGAGAATGTTCCAAGAAGATATAAGAAAAAAGAGGATTTGAAAAGAGCTTATGAAAACTTAGCTAAAGCAGATCTATACTTTGGAAGAGCGCAGAGAAGCAGAAATTACGGATACTGGAAATATGCATCTGATTTTATGGGAGTGGGAGTATCCAATTCTAAAGAGAAAAAATATGGTGGATTCTCTAAAATAATGACACCTACCATATTCACTAAAATGGGCCGTGCTCGTGGAAAAAGAAATTTAAGAGATGTAATAGCTGATAAAATGAGTAAAAAAATGCACATTTCAAATGCCGTTGCAATTTCAATGTTTCCTTATTTAGAAATAATGTTTTCAAATGATGAGCTCGCATGGGAGATATCTGACTTTTTAGGTCTTGATGAAGATGAAATAAAAAGATTCAGGAAAAAGAAAATCCCTAAAAAAGTAATTACAAAAATGGAAAAACTAAAAGGTCAATTGCATGACGAAGAAAGAAAAAGAAGAAATGAAGAATTGGCCAACAAGATAATTGAAGAAGCCGGCGAAATAGCTGAAAAAGAAGTGGAAATTAGCGAAAGTGTTGAAGAAACTGCTGATGAACTCTTCGATGAGGAATTCGTTGAAGAAATTCCAGAAGAAGAGGAGATAGATGAAGTTGAAGAAGAGAAAGTTGAAGAAAAGCCTAAAAAGAAAAAGGATGTTCAAACATCACTTTTCAGCTTCTAA